In Camelina sativa cultivar DH55 chromosome 16, Cs, whole genome shotgun sequence, a single window of DNA contains:
- the LOC104750753 gene encoding putative methylesterase 15, chloroplastic — MGNSLRCISQEQDPNQKKPSSVVNSTSSEKHVRRLSLIPSFRRRTLLPSLSCSGSSTSTSSTSKKGGIKTKKKVRERHHQEHHHDHHEKDSLIQEQTLAATNILFSQTPRNSNSAPPFRRSTSVVYTQPPSAAVAASIGSVSGVLTPKKSACGFVRSSSNRQRSSTDPVLKPNQLLDKELKVEGAETKRFVLVHGGGFGAWCWYKTITLLEKHGFQVDAVDLTGSGVSSFDTNNITSIAQYAKPLLHFFDTLKPTEKVILVGHDFGGACMSYAMEMYPSKISKAVYISAAMLANAQSILDLFNQQPDSNNDLMEQVHIFLYANGKKNPPTAVDFDRSLLRDFFFNQSPPKDVALASVSMRPIPFTPVLEKLHVSEKNYGSIRRFYIKTMEDDYAVPVSLQEAMIKSNPPEQVFHLKGSDHAPFFSRPQSLNRILVEISQLPSKKSS; from the exons atgggaaACTCTTTAAGATGCATATCGCAAGAACAAGACCCGAACCAGAAGAAACCAAGCTCCGTTGTCAACAGTACTAGCTCCGAGAAACACGTGAGGAGGCTGTCTCTAATACCATCTTTCCGACGCCGGACATTACTACCATCTCTCTCTTGCTCCGGATCCTCCACGTCAACTTCATCAACGTCCAAGAAAGGAGGGatcaagacaaagaagaaggtTAGGGAAAGACACCATCAAGAGCATCACCATGACCACCATGAGAAAGACTCCCTTATTCAAGAACAAACCTTAGCCGCCACAAATATACTCTTTAGCCAAACGCCTCGTAACAGCAACTCTGCTCCTCCTTTCCGACGCTCCACCTCCGTCGTTTACACTCAGCCACCTTCTGCAGCGGTAGCCGCATCCATAGGTTCTGTTTCCGGCGTCTTGACTCCTAAAAAATCCGCTTGTGGATTCGTTAGAAGTTCTAGCAATAGGCAGAGGTCAAGCACCGATCCTGTTCTTAAACCCAATCAGCTTCTAGACAAG GAGCTAAAGGTGGAAGGAGCGGAGACAAAGCGGTTCGTGCTGGTTCAtggaggaggatttggagcatgGTGTTGGTACAAAACCATAACGCTCTTAGAGAAACATGGCTTCCAAGTCGACGCCGTTGACTTGACCGGTTCTGGTGTTAGTTCTTTCGATACCAACAATATCACTAGCATCGCTCAGTATGCTAAACCCCTCCTCCACTTCTTCGACACCCTCAAACCCACCGAGAAG GTGATATTAGTGGGGCATGATTTTGGAGGGGCTTGTATGTCTTATGCTATGGAGATGTATCCTTCTAAGATCTCTAAGGCTGTTTACATCTCTGCTGCTATGTTGGCTAATGCTCAAAGCATTCTTGATCTCTTTAATCAACAG CCTGACTCAAATAATGATCTGATGGAACAAgtccatatatttttgtacGCCAATGGCAAAAAGAACCCTCCAACAGCCGTTGATTTCGATAGATCATTGCTTagagattttttctttaatcagaGCCCTCCAAAG gACGTTGCATTAGCGTCGGTATCCATGAGACCAATCCCGTTCACACCGGTGCTCGAAAAGCTTCACGTGTCGGAGAAAAACTACGGTTCAATCCGACGATTTTACATCAAAACCATGGAGGATGATTACGCTGTACCGGTTTCTCTCCAAGAAGCAATGATCAAATCGAACCCTCCTGAACAAGTTTTTCACCTTAAAGGCTCTGATCATGCACCTTTCTTCTCTCGTCCTCAGTCTTTGAACCGGATACTCGTCGAGATTTCTCAGTTACCGTCCAAGAAATCTTCATGA